GGCCGAGCCGCGCCACAGCCGCAGCCGCAGCCCCGACATGAAGCGCGATCCGCAGCTCCCCGAGGAGAGCCCGGAGCCGCCGCCACGcccgctcctctcctcctcctcctcctcgccccCGGGGCAGGCGGAGGGTGCGGAGCTGGCGGCGCCGGTGTGGATCTTCGGGTACGGTTCGCTGGTGTGGAGGCCGGGCTTCGAGTTCACGTCGCGCAAGGTGGGCTTCATCCGCGGATACAGCCGCCGCTTCTGGCAGGGGGACACCTTTCACCGCGGCAGCGAGAAGATGGTAagggggggcggcggcgggggggccGCGGGGCGCCGGTGCCGCGGCTCGGCTCTAACGGCGCTGCCTTTTCTGTGCCCACAGCCCGGCCGGGTGGTGACGCTGCTGGAGGACTGCGGGGTGAGTACCGGGGGCGCTGGGGGCTGGCCCGGGCGGGGGTGCCCGCGTCACCTCCTGGAAAGGTGTGGCGAGAGCCGAGTGCTCTTGAGCCCCGCCGGGGTCGTGGGGGGTTGTGCGGTGTGTTACTCTTCTGTGCCCTCTTATCACTTTTGCGGGGACCCCCCCCCGGAGTAAGGGAACCTTGATTTGAAACATTAGCGGGCGGCTAGACGGGCCAGTGCGGTCACAGCATCCCGTAACTACCCTGCTCTTTGGCTTTCAGGCATGCACGTGGGGTGTAGCCTATGAAGTCCGTGGGGAACAAATTGCTGCATCGCTCGAGTATCTCAACATGCGAGAAGCTGTCCTGGGAGGCTATGACACCAAGCTGGTGAAGTTCCATCCTCAGGAGAAAGATGCAGAGGAACCCATCCAGGCTCTTGTTTACATTGCAACACCCCAGAACCCTTCCTACCTTGGCCCAGCATCTGAAGAAGACATTGCAGCTCAAATCATTGTCTCAAGTGGTTGTGCTGGTCATAACATAGAGTACTTGCTGAGACTGGCAGACTTTATGCGCTACTTCTGTCCTCAAGCAGAGGATAAACATCTCTTCTCCATCGAAGAGGCTCTTATTTCCATCCTTCCATGTCTATACTACACAGAGGAGTCTCTAGAAGAAACTGCAAATGTCCCTCCGAAGTCTAAGGGTTGAAATAGGAAATTTTTTTGCAGGGTTCAGTAGAAGGGACATAAGGGAGAAGAAAGCAGTGGAGACAATCTTAACTCTGATAAAATATACTGGACTGAGTGAATAAAGGGAGAACTAGCAAGTAGTTGGGGAGGGAGGAAGTGAAGAGTAAAACGCTTGCTATAGGACTTGCAATTAGTACTTTTTACACTCCTTATCTGTAGCATCACGATACCCATCACTGCtttccagctgaggagctgggatcTTCACAGGAACTCTGCTCTGTAGGACTTGCTGCTGGGGCAAGTGCCTCAAACCTGAGGCACTAATTTTCTGTAGAGAAAGAGGCTCATCTGTTCTGTgcactttctccttttttcttatcttttttttttctctttgaagacTAGTTGAGCAGGACTTGACTGGGTTTAAGCAGTATCTCTGTAATTCTACCTCAGATTGGCCAAAAGCTGTTTGTGTGGTAGTGGAGACTTTGGCAGATTCCGCCAAataaatcctttattttttttttccctgccttgtcCCACCTCCAATGCAATGACCTGACACTAAATTTTAGAATCTTTGTGCAATATAAAGTGAACAGGCCTCTTAATGCTCTTGAGGGTCCTACTTCCTTATGTTGGGAAGGGTCACAGTAATGCACTTCTTTTCTAAAATGTCATACTGTATTTATTATGTGATACATTTCCTCTCAGGAGGGGTATCTAAACTACTCACATGCCATGGTGGTAGGCAGCCCACACTCAACCTTGCATTTGTGCCTTCTAGTTTTAAATCCGTTTTTTGAGGAGCTAAGCCTGCTTTTATGACAAGCTTTTTTCCAAGCTTCACCgtccttgtgctgctccagaCATAACTGATACTGTAAGAAAAGGTCCTGCCTGTGTGGGaagcctgtgctgcctgcaggaaagCTGGCAGGATGCAGGAGAGTTTTAACTAGCCCTGAACGGGATAAACCTCTGGTGCTTCAGGATGACGTGGGCTTCTGTAGAAGCATTTTTTGAGGGTTCTAGTTCCATACAGGGGTGTCTGTCTGGCACCTTCCATTTGACTGCAGAGCACCATGAGTGAGCATACTTGTAAGTCTGTGAGCTGCTGAAAAACCTGCCTTGATGGTGTTAAGCAGAGGCACTGCTGCAAGCTCAGACTTTTTCAGCTTCACATATTAACAGCATGAAAACCCACAGTATTTTGTGAGAAAACTGCTGCTACTGCAACTGCAGCAAAATAGCTCTTGAGAGCTGACCCCTGGGACTGCTGGCTCCTCCCAAATGCCAtgtgattttttaattataaaaaaggCTAGGGATTGTTTGTATTACTGTGGCTTGTATGCATATGAAGTGGTACGGTGCTGTGCCCAGTAATAAAACAAACTGACAAAGTCAGTCTCATGTACTTTGGTGTTAGTCTTTTTCATTATGGACTTGGAGTTCAAACTAAGAAGccttggggttttggttttttttggggtttttttgtgtagttctttttgttagttttttttggtgtgtttttgttcatttgtttttttgtgtttattttaatggtgatatttttttaaacaaagttgCAATTGCTAATGCTGCTGAAGTTcctatggattttttttttgtggttttgttttggttttttaaatcaTCTAGCTGAGCAGCATGCCTCTGCCAAATCTAGTGGAAGAACCTGATTGACTCTTTCCCTTTGAGGAAAGGGGATTCAGTGACTTTCTCTTTCCAGCTCTTGTTGATTGTGGAGTGCTGGTACTGATAACAGACACAAGCCAGCCCTCCAAACTCTGCAGGGCAGGCGCAGAAATGTAATTCTTCTTTGGCAGGTGAAAGGATTTTCATTCTGGCAATTTGGCATTGCTGTTTCCAAGAAGTAATAGTGGACGGAccagaaactgcagctgcagccagatcTGCTACAGTAAGGGAGTCagttattttttcctgccttgtgcCCCATGTGGTGTGTACAGGGGTAATGTGCACATTCCCACTCCTCTAGTTACCAGttccctcagcaccagcagaTCACTGCACCTACCAGTACCACTGTGCCTGCCTCAAGACTTGAGTGATGGAGTAAAAACTAACTGAAACAACTGAATATACCACTAATTAAAGGCAGGGAAAACAGCCTAGAGAAAAATACACTCACTGTCCTGTGGAGGCTCTCActtcagctgagcagctgcaccCTGGGGGCTGGGTATCCTCCAGCTGGAAACTCAAAGGGTTAAAGATTGAGCTTAGCTGCAGAGAAACACTTCCTCACTAGTACAAGACTGGGATCAGATTGCAGAATAACTccagataaaataaaaccatcttCACACCTTTCCAATCTTCACAGGCGCAAAGATGCCACCGACAGGAATGTGCACTGAGCCACCTCCACTGCCATTGCACAGGGAGAGCCCCTTGCCTTGTCCTGCCTAGCCTGGGTTGGCCCTGACATCTTTCACATCTGGTAAAAGACAAGCAGTGAATGCTTGTGAACAATGCAGCTGCACTGTTCCTTCAGTGGctgtttcttcttccctgaaaacCTTCACTGTTTTAAGCACAGATACACTACTCCACTGAACTACCATTTTCTTCCCAAGGAATTCTTTGTACtggactttaaaaaaaggacCCCATTTTCTCATCAGAAGTGATGAAAATGGCAGCTTGCTGCTGTCACCCTGTCACTGCATCTTCAAGTCAGTAAGACACTGAGGTAATTAGTTAACTTCTTTCTCCCAAGGCTTTTACTGTGTCCTGTGAGTCTGGAAACTGGCCATAGTTTGGTCAGttgattaatttaaaagattaaCATCCCAGATTTGAACTTTGGTCATGTGAGTGAGGAGAGATAGCACCCTGCAACATTTCCTACATGTCCAGACTTTGTACTGCTACACAAAGGTGGAGGTTACTTGCTTCTGATGAGCCAAGTGGGAGGAATATAATTGCAGCCTGGAGGCAGTCTCACAACCATGGCACTTGGGAGTGCCAGGTGGATGGTGACACACAAAGACAGTGTCCTACCCCGGGTATATTTCACTATAGGTTTCCTGTCCCCGTGCCATGACTTGCCAGCCCAAGCAAAGCAGCTGGCTGTGGGTGCAGCTCTAGCTTCCggcagctctgccactgacAAATGACCTGGGAAAAAACACTCACCATTGTCAGAGGGTGGGACAACCAGTGTTGCCAGACACTTCTGGAGATGCTTCCCTATCCAGCAGCTTCCTACTGCATGTGCAGTTTTTTCTGACTTCCCTATGAAAAGCTTGTGCCTATCAGGTAACCTCACATTAGAAACCAATTGCAATGGAAACACATTTACAAGCTCTATCAATTGCATATTTCCCGAGCCTAAAACCAGCACAATTCATATGATTTCAGTTCCTTCTTCagccttttccattttcctgccCAGCAGTTCCCACACAGTCTTGGAACATGGGCCTGAGTCACCATTTCCTTGAGTACATTAAGACAGGACCTACCCAGCTGCTTTGCAGTGGCAAAAGCCCTCTAAGTAGATGACAACAGTTATCCAGCCCCAGCCTTCATATGTTAAAGCACTCCTGAAGGCAAACAGTCCttgaaaggcagggaaagaatAAGCAAACTCAGCAATGTTAAAAAGATTCAGAGAAGACCAAACCAAGAGGAAAAATCTCTGGTTTTTAGATGCTGCAGTATAATTGCAGTTTCAAGGTGTAGTGTCCAGAACAGAGGAGACCACACAGGTAAATCCAGGAAAGTGATTCCAGCTTTAGTAAAAATGTAGTTTAAATATAGCATCTCCAAGGTGCAAACTTACCTGTGCTTCATGTACTTCTCCAGGTCAGAAAATTAATGAGACCAAATTCATATTTGTGGCTGATGACAATAAATGCATGCAACTTTGTGAGGAAGGGAGGTGGTAGGAaaggggagaagagagggaaCAGACCAGATTTCCTCAAATGGGTGTGAAAGCAGCCAATGCTTGGTCACGTCTACCTGAGGAAAAGGTACATTTGAGCATCCCAAGAGTGGGGCCAGCTCACAAACTTTGAAGGCTACTGAGGAGCCAGCCCAGAATCTCAgtcccaggaggagctgaagggGGAAGGTGGAGCTCTGCATGCATGCCCACAGGCTTGAGaggctccctggggctctgccatGTGTGGCAGGGAGAGTCTTGCAGGTGGCCTGCAAGGCACAGGGAATAGCACATGCTGGAGTTAGCATCTGTTACAGGAACTGCAGCTGGTTATATGTAGCACATGTTATTCCATATGTGTCAGCCTGCTCCTCCAGAGACAGGCTGTAATATGGATTTAATCACCTACAGACATTTCACAGGCAGAGGAATAGCAAAAGATCAAACCCCAAAGAAAgcttctgagctctgcaggccGGCCCCTGCAGCCGGAGCTGCCGTGCGTGGGAGCCTGCGGAGGCCGTGCTGGCCGCGCTCCCCTACAGCAGCCCAGGCACTTTGTGCACACTGAGCATGGGCTGCATCTGCCCAGAAAGCACGCCTGGCTTGGTAACAGCctgttctcctgctcctgctaCCAGGAAAGcttggagggaaaagaaagcagggGAAAGATACAGAGTCTGCTGTGTGTAGAGCTGCACCAGCACAAGGCAGACAGACTTTGCATGAAGTATCCAGACCTGGCCTTTGCATGAAGTATCCAGACCTGGCCACCTGTGTGCTTTGACACTTCTCCAAGTAACACATTCCAGATAGTTCAGCACCAGAATGGGGGCATAGCTTACATGTCCCAAAACCTGGTAGTAAATCTAGGGCTGAAACTTTAAATCAGGTTTTATCACATTCACTGCAGTAATTTCAGCccaaaggcaggaaggaaagcaaatgaGCAGAATCTGGATGGGAGATGTTCCCTGAGTCAGACTTTCTCACTTTGATGCTGCTGGTTTTCAGAACAGGGCACAGACTTTAGTAGTGCCAAACCCAAATGTTTTTTAGAACACAAGGACTGATGCAGCATAAAAAAGCACAGTCCCAGTGCATGACTGAGCAGTTATATGCCATCAGCACTCAGCCCAGCTTGGTACAGAATCAGTCCCTGTGCATGGGAGGAACAGGAAGGGATTAACAAAATTGATTTACAGTCAAGCTGTGGAAAAACTACACGTGCAGCAAAACTAGCTGCTGCTCAAAGCACTTAGGAATTTCCTACTAACTTAGTTGCCTTGGCTTAGGTGAAAACCTCCCTGATTTATATGCTGTATTAAAATGATGAGAGAAGCCCCTTGTGGGTTTGAAGGAGCCTTGAGccctggaggggagggagggcggaaggaagtgggcattctgggcagcactggggaagCTCTACATGCTTTGTTTACAAACCCTGTACactttttgtttggcttttggATGTTTTTTATCCCTTCTCAACTCCCTTTTCATCTCATCATAGTGCCAGCCACACTGATGAGTGTTTATGCTTGTGAATTCCTGAAGCACAGCCAGTACCTTGAACTCTAGAGAATGAGACTGAAATAACGTAAAAGGTCAGGGAAGTTCAAAGACAGAGGTGCTGTTTTCCTAGCTGGGGACACCACACTGTTCCCAGACCAcactgggctgctctgggaacacAAGAACAAAGACTTCTCTCTTATGTCCTCCTGTTTACGCTGCTTTTTGCCTCCCTCACCTTACTGTTTTAAAAGGACTCATTTCCATGAAGCTTCAATTAAAACCACCAGGGATCAATTTGGCCTAAGCCTGACAGCTGAGGAGACACTTGATCGCTACCGGCACCTAAAACTCCTGTCACCAAAGGAAAGGGGAAGTTTTTATCCCACTACCCAAATCCTGCTGGCTCCCATCGCAGGAGGAAGCCCCAGAGTGCTGCTTTGTCCACAAGCAGGTATTGAGGCACCAGGAAATCTCTAAGAGTTTCACTCACAGAAAGGCAAGTCAGAGGGTGAATTTTGGAGAGGTTTCATGTACCCATGCTGGTTAGCAAGCCTGAGATTCAGAAACAGGCACACGAGCTGGCTGGGCACATGGGTACGTGCAGCTCACCTGTGCCCTGCAAGCAGAGCTCCGGCACACCGGGCACCTGCCCGCGCTCCCCCTTCCAGCCGCGCCGCTGACACCGGCGCTTCCCGGCCACCTGCACACAGCACGACGCGAAGTGCTCATGGCACGGCACCGCACCCGCCCCGGTGCCCTCATTCACGGGCAAAGGGAGGCCAGGGAGTGGTCCGGCATGGCATGAGCTCGGTGTTTCACTACCTTCTGgcctcagctctctgctttgCCTTAAACTGAGCTGAGGACTCAGAGACACCAACAGCACGGACAATATGGAAGTCATTTCACAGACGCACATCCAGCCCACTTACAGCAATTAGAACCTCGTCTACAAACGAGCCGCCTGCGGGACAGCCAGCCAGCTTGCTGATATTAAACTCTGTCTACACAAAGCATATGTgacatttgaaaacatttagaaaacacactttttaaaacagctttttatcCCCTCCTAGTGTAGACACCGTACCAGCCCTTCCAGACTCCGAGTCCGGCCCGAGGGAGCGGCGGGTGCCCGGGGCTGGAGGGCCCCTGGGGCCGGCCGGGAGAGGCAGCGCCGCCCTCCAGCCGCGGGCACGGGGCAGCGCTGGCACGTGTGCCTCCGCGTGTCACAGCACCGAGTGACAGCCAGCGCCGCCAGTGACCTCCCAGGAGCGCGGCTGACGCCTTGCTGGATGTGCTGGAGGTGCACAGGGGTGAGATCCTGTTACAGACAGCTggggccagcagctctgtcctcgGGGTGCTTCTACTGGCCTCATGGGCTGAAATCTCTCACTTATTCTTGTTTTCCCGTGAAGTACGCATTTCTTTAGGTAAAATTGAGCCAAAAGTATGTTTCGAACAGCTAGCAGGTTCTTTGATTATACATAAATTCATTTCAGAGGATACATACATTCATTATTTGCTCTGCTTTATAGGAGTGTGTTTTACTTCAAGTTGTTTCTCCCCACAAACACACAATCCCATCTTTAGAGAGGGAAAAGTGCAGCTCCCCACAGCTATGATAGATGCtgcttttcatctttcctttgACAGCAGCTGTTGAGACTCAATTACCTCTAGACATGTTAGGCAGGAGCCAGATGAAAGTGTTTCTcgctgctgcacagcacagttGATTCTGGAAGCATTTCTGTCTCTAAACTACATATATACTGAATCTATTCCTGGGAATATATCCTATAATTTGAGGGCAGATGAGTTCAGgactgaggagaaaaaagtaaCTGTGGGACTAGGCTCATTCAGAATAAATATCcactattttttccccagaggatTGCTGCCTCATTTCATTTGATGGGAGGACCTTAAAAATGAGCAGCAGttcaattcctttttctcttgtgtGGTCCTATGTTTGTTCATGCCTTTATGCACACAAATGCAGGGGGACTGTTCCCTCCCCACTTTGACTTTTCTCTGGCAAATCACGATAGCAACATCTGCACATCACTGTGGCACCTAGGCAAGCCTAAGTTCCTCTTCATGAGACCTTTGTGAAGAGGTGTAATTTCTATGGTACAGATGGGGAGCTGAGACATCAAGAAGATGATTTCAAAAGCAAGCACATTGTGAAATATTGAGGGAAGATGCTTTTCAAGGTACTCGGAACTGTACGCTGGGTGCTCAGTGATACCACACTGGAAAAGAGATAATGTGTGCTCCTGTAATCAGCACTACATTCTGAGGCAAACGTGCAAGAGTCATCTCGTATTTTCATGGATCCTCTTATGTTTGCAGTTGTTCAGTAAGGATCTGTGTGGTTGCAAATTTAGTGATTTGCTGTCAATATTCTTAAACTTTCACATACCAAAGCAACTAAAATTTaagcacagcagagaagcaTTTTTATATAGCTTGAGgtgtttttgctttattttttttgctttgaggCATCGCTCAAATTTCTTGCAGTATCTCAAGCTCTTTTACCTGCTGACAGTTCCAAACTTCTCACTTGTGTTAATTCCTGTAACATCTCAAAGATGAGATCTGGTctaaagcaaaaatttaaaCATTGCTTTTCTCATATGCTATCAATTATATCactgcaaggcagagctgggcttctCTAATCTGTCTGTGAATATTCTACCAAACCAGTTCTCACTCTTAGTATTTAGTTATTTGATTCCAGACAGACACACTGatacaaacaacagcaaattgcAGTGAAACCAAATTACATTAATTATACAATATATACCCCTGATTGCATATGCTAACAGCAAGTCATCAAAGCCAGGGAAGCTGCAAAGCTCATGAATGGTTGTTTCAAAATCTTATAAAGAACTTCAAAGCAGCCAATAAAAGGAGTTGTCAGGACTTCCAGTCCCACATCAACACTGTTTTAGAAAGCTCCTTGTGCATTAGATTCAGAATCACAGTGTCAGTAAGCTTCCAATTAGTCAATTGCAATTGAACTGATTGTCAAATTACTTGAATactaagaaaacattttcttattgTGCAACCAGATTAAATAAGTATATCAATAAAATTATGACTGCAGGATAGTTACAGTAATTTCTTCCAAACTGAACATGCAGAGAATGATGAAAGACTGCAGTCATCTGGACAAACAGACATTATGAAGCTGAATTACTGTGTCAGGGGCCCTTGAACAGAGACTGAAATGTCCCATTATGCACCTTTAGAGCTATTTTGAGATCCACTTCAACAAAAATaatgtccctgcctgtggcagggggtttggaagatgatcttcaaggtcccttccaactaaAACCTGACAGTTTTAGCTacattctatggttctatgaaaTACCATAGTACTGTGATTGTAAATAAGATTAAATCAATGAAAAATCTAGATTAATGGCAAGAAGAGGGAGGTCTGCAGAAATGCACACATTGTTCACACGAACTCTAAGGAAAGACCAGGAGTAGCAAGAAATACAAGACTCAGAAGGGCCCTCCCATTAGCACCCATCGGATGAACGGACTAACCCCCCAAAACAGGTTTTTGGCTGTTAGTTTCCAAAATTCTCTGGAGGTTCATATAGCCTGAACATCTCTTGTTTCCCCTGCTTGCAAAGGAAAACCTGGGAGCTTTGTCACAGACGATGAAGTGTCACTCAAGGGTGTGTCGGCCACGTGCCATTGCATTTACTGTGCAGCAGCACGCAGCTAATTGCAGTCACACGCCAAAAGTTTAatgtagttaaaaaaaacctcaagcaACATTCAGCCAACTACAGGTGAAATTTGCTGACTCTCccattcttaaaaaaaccccatcagcCTTCCATAGGCTGAGTGAAATACAGACAGGCACTCTACGCCGCCGCTTCTGACTGACTGTGGAGGGCAAGGGCTGCCAAAGGTGACTGCTTTGGAAGCACTTCTGTGAGGAACTCAGACGGGTTTAGACCAATCCTGATACAAGTTTTGACCTGATTGTGGAGGAAAGTAACTTGAATTACAGAAGACTGTGAATTGTAGAATAGTTGCTCCCAGCAAATGTCAATGTTCTTCCTCAGCAAAGAGCTTACCTGTGAGGGGAGTTCTTCAGGAACATTGTTGAAGAACAAGCATCATAAAACCACTTGTCTACACAGCAGCTGCAACACTCTAAAATGTACTCActaaactgaataaaaatgagaatttctgtgttttaactCTACTGTAACATCAAGGGAAACTGCAACACCACACTTGAAAAGAAACCTGAAGGATGGTCACCTGAAAGACAGACTACATTTTACCAGGGTATGGAGGGAGGGCTACCACCTCCATAGATGTATTTCTTCCTAGAGGAAGACCCAGTTGGGAAGTTAAGATGTAGGGATACATCAGAGGAACTACAGAAATAGAAGAAAGGTGAGATTAACAGGATTTGCTTCACCTAAGAGGAGAGTATTTCCTAAAGACATCTTGAGAAGAAAGCTGCTAGTTTCTTGTTATGAGTAAgaaaatttgaataattttaacaaatagtcaaaaaatcagttttgtgaGACAATCCAAGCCAGTAGTGAATTTCCAAGTAAATTCTAATATCTGACCAACAGTAAGAGTTTTTCTTGTATGCTTAGCTTTATCTTAATTCACAGTCCTCACAACAGAGGTGCAAGGCATAAGGCTTGTGCATTTAAAAGTTAACACTTTAGACAGAAGCATTTCCCCTACCAACCAAAAGCACTGAAGACAACACTTGGGTCTTAAAAAGAGTTAGATAAGGTTgaggacagggaggaaaaaaacaactgctTGCAAGAAAAAGTTACAGAGATGACAAGGGATACTTGTAGGGCTTGGATGTTTAGAAGCTCACATGGTCACCTGTTAAATACAGCAGACCTAACAGAACCAGAAAATACTGACAAAGAATGAAGAGACGGGAAACTCAAGAAGACACAAAAATGGTGTTCCAATGTTTTCATCCCTCATTCTATCAGGGATGCTCATCAGATGAGGAAGGAAGGCGTCATTGTTTCATACCTGTGTACTGAAACACTTCCTCATGCTTAGGATACAAAAGCATTCCCTTATATGCCCCTAGAAGAGCATTCTATAAATAGAGTACAGTAAGAAATGCCTGGAAGGCCCATTAGCTTTGGAGTAACTTCACTTTTCCGAAGGAGTAGGCAGGAGCGAAGAGGAGGCTGAAGCTGGAGGAAACCCAACTCATCTTATTATGCATTCCTCCATTTCAAGAGGCATTTGTTGGATGCTTTTCAGAGGAGCACATGCGAATGTGAGTGCTACAAGGACAACTTGTTTACTCTACAGATCTGGTTGAATCTGAAAGCTGGGCCATCTGTATTGTCCTAATAGATGCTCCTGAGAGAAAGGCTGAATCATTCCTTCCCCTCTCATTCACTGCTATGCAACTGGTGCaggcagcaaataaaaaataaatccttcacAGTTCTAGGAGTATAAGATATCATTACCTTTATTTGAGTATGTCTCAGTTATACTTCACATGCAAGCAGCATCCCTTTGGGTAGTGAACTACAAATTGTTTCCCAGCCACTCCAACAGAAATTTCCAGAGGACAGCAGGGTGTGCACCACcatccctcctggagcaggaaggggagCACAAGACATGCCTCTAAGGCTCCCTGAGAGTTATAATGTGTGTTTCAGACTGGAGAgtcaataaaaaaagaaaggtggaGGCAGAAGTGAGAGGCTGAGGAGCCTGTAAGTCCATCTGGGAGCAGAAGCAGGCCAGCTCACTGAGAAGACCAGGACAGAACATGCAGTGCAGTGGTCACAGGCAGCACTTCCCCAACTGCACTGCTCCACATCCTGCCCCAGAGTGATTTTATCAATTgtgctcttcctcctctcagCTGCAACTTGGCTGTTCCTGAGCTACAATCAAAGTAGTGCAGATCCCTATTCCTGATGCATGGAGCTTTTCCCACTGAGCTTTGCGTGCCTCCCCcactgggaaatgctgctgaaggaaATACTTTGGGGGTATGGAAATAAAGCAAGATACAGCTCTAGGCAGACAGGCAGCTTTCTACAAAGGGGACACAAgacagcaaggagcagggaaacTGGTGGGGAAAGCATGCAACAGAGAGGGGAGAAGGCACAGAAATACACTACGTTTGACAGTGCAGCAGTAATATCC
This sequence is a window from Serinus canaria isolate serCan28SL12 chromosome 5, serCan2020, whole genome shotgun sequence. Protein-coding genes within it:
- the CHAC1 gene encoding glutathione-specific gamma-glutamylcyclotransferase 1 translates to MKRDPQLPEESPEPPPRPLLSSSSSSPPGQAEGAELAAPVWIFGYGSLVWRPGFEFTSRKVGFIRGYSRRFWQGDTFHRGSEKMPGRVVTLLEDCGACTWGVAYEVRGEQIAASLEYLNMREAVLGGYDTKLVKFHPQEKDAEEPIQALVYIATPQNPSYLGPASEEDIAAQIIVSSGCAGHNIEYLLRLADFMRYFCPQAEDKHLFSIEEALISILPCLYYTEESLEETANVPPKSKG